One window of Drosophila busckii strain San Diego stock center, stock number 13000-0081.31 chromosome 3L, ASM1175060v1, whole genome shotgun sequence genomic DNA carries:
- the LOC108598523 gene encoding protein phosphatase PTC7 homolog: MHTLNWTSRLISRAFRNSFSTLLDSATGATTKGAAKPNSTRSRPRFVSVVCGFAKDNLRHKYKPGKYGEDSWFKASTETADVMGVADGVGGWRSYGIDPGEFSSFLMRTCERLVQCAHFNPQRPVNLLAYSYCELMEQKKPILGSSTACVLILNRETSMVHTANIGDSGFIVVRQGEIVHKSEEQQHYFNTPFQLSLPPPGQHNVLSDSPESADTMSFQVKEGDVILIATDGVFDNVPEDLMLQVLRDVEGERDPVKLQMTANTLALMARTLSLNSEFLSPFAISARRNNIQARGGKPDDITVVLATVAM, from the coding sequence ATGCATACGCTAAATTGGACCTCGCGTTTAATATCCCGGGCGTTTCGAAACAGTTTCTCAACGTTGCTAGACTCGGCGACTGGTGCGACAACCAAAGGTGCTGCCAAGCCAAACTCAACTAGATCTCGGCCACGATTTGTCTCGGTGGTGTGTGGCTTTGCAAAGGACAACCTGAGGCACAAGTACAAGCCAGGCAAGTATGGCGAAGACTCCTGGTTCAAGGCCTCTACTGAGACGGCCGACGTAATGGGCGTGGCCGATGGCGTCGGTGGTTGGCGCAGCTATGGCATTGATCCTGGCGAGTTCTCATCGTTCCTCATGCGCACATGTGAGCGCCTCGTGCAATGTGCCCACTTCAATCCTCAGCGACCCGTCAACCTGCTTGCCTACAGCTACTGCGAGCTAATGGAGCAAAAGAAGCCCATACTTGGCAGCAGCACTGCCTGCGTGCTCATACTGAATCGAGAGACGAGCATGGTGCATACGGCGAATATCGGAGACAGCGGTTTTATTGTAGTGCGGCAGGGTGAGATTGTGCACAAAtcggaggagcagcagcactacTTCAACACACCCTTCCAACTGTCACTGCCCCCGCCTGGACAACACAATGTGCTAAGTGACAGTCCCGAGTCGGCAGACACCATGAGTTTTCAGGTGAAGGAAGGTGACGTAATTCTCATTGCCACCGACGGCGTCTTTGACAATGTGCCCGAGGATCTTATGCTACAGGTGCTGCGCGATGTTGAGGGAGAACGTGATCCCGTTAAACTGCAAATGACAGCTAATACGCTGGCCCTGATGGCTCGCACCCTATCTCTCAATAGCGAATTTTTGTCGCCTTTCGCCATCAGCGCCCGACGCAACAATATTCAGGCTCGTGGCGGCAAGCCCGACGACATAACTGTGGTACTCGCGACTGTGGCGATGTGA
- the LOC108598062 gene encoding uncharacterized protein LOC108598062 has translation MWRALQLLLLLLLSLVSCDSSLVQILQRCYKQQRFETLLLLTHSQALQCSQMEQLAMEWPMLRLTEQSHFNLRSRHSQEMLALVCLTGQQALDMQLWQALDQQLLNMRQVRLLLLLQDTNQLNTAHLLGHISQMATQLKFLHLVLSLPAHQLYQLQPFAAESWQLLPPGSSLFKQIKNYQRVKLVTLPDQRAAESLVYKDVRTGKLRLTGRVSKLIEELALLYNITLEWPWPLQMGKHYSVIHMRNMTLNGILDLPMCMCGFERVSAEGVFSYPYALHKWFVVLPCPRSMPVADIYLLLFNHKWWLALGISYSVFTLLDACLGFLLQRRQFSWTYVLFNERIFSAMLGQPNSMRARFSCSARLANLQLFVLGVMVSTIFGAHLQTLLTKRPTLPAINNFTLLRDSHMSIYFDQSERFYLNKFPKTSRIDPIKPKIQYLSTEEYYARRRYINGTEAFSIDDADWYVVAKQQELFEKPVACRYPDLVFGLHLLMSLPMQTNSIFEEPLNRMIHNVLGSGLQDVWLQQSLRQLNALGQGNQMYPPDQKSFKQSSVADLVYIWLVLAAGLLLALCALLVELAAAKYKALMFK, from the coding sequence ATGTGGCGTgcgctacagctgctgctgttgctgctgctcagcttagTTAGCTGCGATTCCAGTCTTGTACAAATACTGCAACGTtgctacaagcagcagcgtttcgagacattgttgctgctaacaCATTCACAAGCGCTGCAGTGCAGCCAAATGGAACAACTGGCCATGGAGTGGCCAATGCTGAGGCTTACAGAGCAgtcgcattttaatttgcgcaGCAGGCACAGTCAAGAAATGCTGGCGCTAGTTTGTCTAACTGGGCAGCAGGCACTGGACATGCAGCTCTGGCAGGCTCTGGATCAGCAGCTGTTGAATATGCGGCAGGTaagactgctgctgttgttgcaggaCACCAATCAGTTGAACACAGCGCATTTGTTAGGCCATATATCGCAAATGGCGACACAGCTCAAGTTTCTGCATTTGGTTTTAAGTCTGCCAGCGCATCAATTGTATCAACTGCAGCCATTTGCAGCCGAGAGCTGGCAGTTGTTGCCACCTGGCTCAAGCTTGTTCAAACAGATTAAGAACTATCAGCGTGTTAAGCTGGTTACTTTGCCGGATCAGCGCGCTGCCGAGTCGTTGGTGTACAAGGACGTGCGCACAGGAAAGCTGCGCCTGACGGGGCGCGTGTCCAAACTGATTGAGGAACTTGCGCTGCTTTACAACATAACATTGGAATGGCCTTGGCCACTGCAAATGGGCAAGCACTACTCCGTCATACATATGCGCAACATGACCCTCAATGGCATCCTGGATCTGCCCATGTGCATGTGCGGCTTTGAGAGAGTCAGCGCAGAGGGCGTCTTTAGCTACCCCTATGCACTGCACAAATGGTTTGTGGTGCTGCCCTGCCCACGAAGCATGCCCGTTGCAGATATCtatctgctgctgttcaatCACAAATGGTGGCTCGCACTCGGCATCTCTTATAGCGTTTTTACGCTACTGGACGCCTGCCTTGGgtttttgctgcagcgcagACAGTTCAGCTGGACTTACGTGCTGTTTAACGAACGCATCTTCTCGGCCATGCTGGGACAGCCTAACAGCATGCGTGCccgcttcagctgcagcgcacGCCTGGCCAATCTGCAGCTGTTTGTGCTTGGAGTCATGGTGAGCACAATTTTCGGCGCGCATCTGCAAACGCTGCTGACCAAACGGCCCACGCTGCCGGCCATTAACAACTTTACGCTGCTGCGTGACTCGCACATGAGCATCTACTTCGATCAGAGTGAGCGCTTCTATCTCAACAAATTTCCCAAAACCTCACGCATCGATCCTATAAAGCccaaaatacaatatttaagcaCCGAAGAGTATTATGCGCGTCGTCGTTATATCAACGGCACAGAGGCTTTCTCTATAGACGATGCAGATTGGTATGTGGTGGCCAAGCAGCAGGAATTGTTTGAAAAGCCCGTTGCCTGCCGCTATCCGGATTTGGTATTTGGTCTTCATTTGTTGATGTCACTGCCCATGCAGACGAATTCCATATTTGAGGAGCCGCTTAATCGTATGATTCACAATGTGCTCGGCTCGGGTCTGCAGGATGTCTGGCTGCAACAGTCGCTGCGTCAGCTAAATGCACTAGGTCAAGGCAATCAAATGTACCCACCTGACCAGAAGAGCTTCAAGCAGTCGAGCGTTGCGGATCTGGTCTACATTTGGTTAGTCTTGGCTGCCGGCTTGCTGCTGGCTCTTTGTGCTCTGCTAGTAGAACTTGCTGCAGCAAAATACAAAGCactaatgtttaaataa